One window from the genome of Solea solea chromosome 13, fSolSol10.1, whole genome shotgun sequence encodes:
- the pomgnt2 gene encoding protein O-linked-mannose beta-1,4-N-acetylglucosaminyltransferase 2 — MRASVSGCRMSIGALLNGLLVSVVAAMLWKYSQLSEHAALLEEELHMTRQSQEFSQAHIDYHVALQALQEHGTHMVCTGKMHTDRICRFDYLCYCSEADEFIFFHSNSSVMLPNLGSRRFQPALLDLSSVEDHNTQYFNFLELPAAALKFMPKPVFVPDVTLIFNRFNPDNLMHVFHDDLLPVFYTMKQYSDLDDEARLVFMEGWGEGPHFDLYRLLSSKQPLLKEQLRNFGKLMCFTKSYIGLSKMTTWYQYGFVQPQGPKANILVSGNEIRQFARSLMEKMNITTVEEAEKDGGSAENEKEKDKKDDYVVVFSRSTTRLILNEAELIMALAQELQMRVVTVSLEEQSFPSIVQVISGASILVSMHGAQLITSLFLPRGATVVELFPFAVNPEQYTPYKTLASLPGMDLHYISWRNIKEENTITHPDRPWEQGGIVHLEKEEQERILASKDVPRHLCCRNPEWLFRIYQDTLVDIPSLLEVLLEARKTKANFKKSKPASTVHPGRVREPQCQTSVQTRHEAKLTVSWQIPWNLKYLKVREVKYEVWIQEQGENTYMPYILPQQNYTFSENIKPFTTYLVWVRCIFNKNLLGPFADVLMCKT, encoded by the coding sequence ATGCGGGCTTCGGTGTCAGGCTGCAGGATGAGCATTGGTGCGCTGCTTAACGGGCTGCTGGTGTCAGTGGTCGCAGCTATGCTCTGGAAGTATTCCCAGCTGAGTGAGCATGCTGCCCTCCTGGAAGAAGAGCTGCACATGACCAGACAGTCCCAGGAGTTCTCCCAAGCCCACATTGATTACCATGTTGCCCTGCAGGCTCTCCAAGAACATGGAACCCACATGGTCTGCACTGGAAAGATGCACACTGACCGCATCTGCCGCTTCGACTACCTCTGCTACTGCTCCGAGGCCGACGAGTTCATATTCTTCCACTCAAATTCCTCTGTCATGTTGCCTAACCTGGGGTCTAGACGCTTCCAACCTGCCCTGCTGGACTTGTCGTCAGTTGAGGATCACAACACTCAATACTTTAACTTTTTAGAGCTCCCAGCTGCCGCTTTAAAATTCATGCCCAAGCCTGTATTTGTACCAGACGTGACGCTGATCTTTAACAGGTTTAATCCTGATAACCTGATGCATGTGTTCCATGATGACCTACTCCCAGTCTTCTATACCATGAAGCAGTATTCAGACTTGGACGACGAGGCTCGCCTGGTGTTTATGGAGGGCTGGGGTGAAGGTCCGCACTTTGACCTGTACCGGCTTCTCAGCAGCAAGCAGCCACTACTCAAAGAACAGCTCAGAAACTTTGGCAAGCTAATGTGTTTTACCAAATCGTACATTGGCTTGTCCAAGATGACCACCTGGTACCAGTATGGCTTTGTTCAACCGCAGGGGCCTAAAGCCAACATTTTGGTTTCAGGGAACGAGATTCGGCAGTTTGCTCGGTCCCTGATGGAGAAAATGAACATAACCACAGTGGAGGAGGCCGAGAAAGATGGAGGGAGTGCTGAAAATGAgaaggaaaaagacaaaaaggatgATTACGTTGTTGTGTTTAGTCGTTCGACAACAAGGCTCATACTAAATGAAGCAGAGCTAATAATGGCACTGGCCCAGGAGCTCCAGATGAGAGTGGTCACAGTGTCCCTGGAGGAACAGTCTTTTCCCAGTATTGTCCAGGTGATCAGTGGTGCCTCCATTTTAGTCAGTATGCATGGAGCTCAGCTTATCACATCGCTCTTCCTCCCCAGGGGAGCCACTGTGGTGGAGCTGTTCCCATTTGCTGTGAACCCAGAGCAGTACACACCGTACAAAACCCTTGCCTCCCTTCCTGGCATGGACCTTCACTATATCTCGTGGAGGAACATAAAGGAGGAAAACACCATCACCCATCCAGACAGACCCTGGGAGCAAGGAGGCATTGTTCATttggagaaggaggagcaggagagaatACTGGCCAGTAAGGATGTTCCAAGGCACCTGTGTTGCCGCAACCCAGAGTGGCTCTTCAGGATCTACCAGGACACTTTGGTGGACATCCCTTCCCTCCTAGAAGTTCTCTTAGAGGCCAGAAAGACCAAGGCCAACTTTAAGAAATCAAAGCCAGCCAGCACAGTTCACCCAGGCCGAGTCAGAGAACCCCAATGTCAGACCTCAGTACAAACAAGGCATGAGGCGAAACTCACAGTCTCCTGGCAGATTCCCTGGAATCTCAAATACCTGAAGGTAAGAGAGGTGAAGTACGAGGTGTGGATCCAGGAGCAAGGAGAGAACACCTACATGCCTTACATCCTTCCCCAGCAGAACTACACTTTCTCAGAGAACATTAAGCCTTTCACTACCTACCTGGTGTGGGTCCGGTGTATCTTCAACAAGAACCTCCTGGGACCATTTGCAGATGTTCTCATGTGTAAAACCTAA